One genomic segment of Vulpes vulpes isolate BD-2025 chromosome 2, VulVul3, whole genome shotgun sequence includes these proteins:
- the DGKE gene encoding diacylglycerol kinase epsilon, producing the protein MEGERRPAPHEGLFADGHLVLWTLCSVLLPVFITFWCSVQRSRRQLHRRDIFRKSKHGWRDTDLFSQPTYCCVCAQHILLGAFCDCCGLRVDEGCLKKADKRFPCKEIMLKSDARALDAMPHHWIRGNVPLCSYCVVCKQQCGSQPKLCDYRCIWCQKTVHDECMKNSLKNEKCDFGEFRNLIIPPSYLTSINQMRKDKKTDYAVLASKLGKQWTPLIILANSRSGTNMGEGLLGEFRILLNPVQVFDVTKTPPIKALQLCTLLPYHSARVLVCGGDGTVGWVLDAVDEMKMKGQEKYIPQVAVLPLGTGNDLSNTLGWGTGYAGEIPVAQVLRNVMEADGIKLDRWKVQVTNKGYYNLRKPKEFTMNNYFSVGPDALMALNFHAHREKAPSLFSSRILNKAVYLFYGTKDCLVQECKDLNKKIELELDGERVELPNLEGIIVLNIGYWGGGCRLWEGMGDETYPLARHDDGLLEVVGVYGSFHCAQIQVKLANPFRIGQAHTVRLILKCSMMPMQVDGEPWAQGPCTVTITHKTHALMLYFSGEQTDDDISSTSDQEDIKETE; encoded by the exons ATGGAAGGGGAGAGGCGGCCGGCGCCGCACGAGGGCCTGTTTGCCGACGGGCACCTGGTCCTGTGGACGCTGTGCTCGGTGCTGCTGCCGGTGTTCATCACCTTCTGGTGCAGCGTCCAGCGGTCGCGTCGCCAGCTGCACCGCAGGGACATCTTTCGCAAGAGCAAGCACGGCTGGCGCGACACGGACCTGTTCAGCCAGCCCACCTACTGCTGCGTGTGCGCGCAGCACATTCTGCTGGGCGCTTTCTGCGACTGCTGCGGGCTGCGCGTGGACGAGGGCTGCCTCAAGAAGGCCGACAAGCGCTTCCCGTGCAAGGAGATCATGCTCAAGAGTGACGCCAGGGCCCTGGACGCCATGCCCCACCACTGGATCCGAGGCAACGTGCCCCTGTGCAGCTACTGCGTGGTCTGCAAGCAGCAGTGCGGCAGCCAGCCCAAGCTCTGCGATTACAG GTGCATTTGGTGTCAGAAAACAGTACATGACGAGTGCATGAAAAATAGCTTGAAGAATGAAAAATGTGATTTTGGAGAATTCAGAAACCTCATCATCCCCCCAAGTTATTTGACTTCTATCAATCAGATGCGTAAAGACAAAAAAACGGATTATGCAGTG ctaGCCTCTAAGCTTGGAAAGCAGTGGACCCCATTAATAATCCTGGCCAACTCTCGTAGTGGAACTAACATGGGAGAAGGGCTGCTGGGAGAATTTAGGATCCTCCTAAACCCAGTCCAg gtTTTCGATGTGACTAAAACTCCCCCAATCAAAGCCCTGCAGCTCTGTACTCTTCTCCCCTATCACTCAGCCCGAGTGCTTGTTTGCGGCGGGGATGGCACAGTGGGCTGGGTCCTGGACGCAGTGGATGAGATGAAGATGAAG GGACAAGAAAAGTACATTCCACAGGTGGCAGTCCTGCCCTTGGGAACAGGCAACGATCTGTCCAACACCCTGGGCTGGGGCACGGGGTACGCAGGGGAGATCCCAGTTGCACAGGTCTTAAGAAACGTAATGGAAGCAGATGGAATTAAACTAGACAG atggaAAGTTCAAGTAACAAATAAAGGGTACTACAACTTAAGAAAACCCAAG GAATTCACAATGAACAACTATTTTTCTGTTGGACCTGATGCTCTCATGGCTCTCAATTTTCATGCTCATCGTGAGAAGGCACCATCTCTGTTTTCTAGCAGAATTCTTAATAAG GCTGTTTACTTATTCTATGGAACCAAAGACTGTTTAGTGCAAGAATGTaaagatttgaataaaaaaattgag CTAGAACTGGATGGCGAGCGAGTAGAACTGCCTAACCTGGAAGGTATTATAGTTCTGAACATCGGATACTGGGGCGGTGGCTGCAGACTGTGGGAAGGGATGGGAGACGAGACTTACCCTCTAGCCAG GCATGACGACGGTTTGCTGGAGGTCGTTGGAGTGTACGGGTCTTTCCACTGCGCTCAGATTCAAGTGAAACTGGCAAACCCTTTCCGAATAGGACAAGCGCACACGGTGCGG TTGATTTTGAAGTGCTCGATGATGCCCATGCAGGTAGATGGGGAGCCATGGGCCCAGGGGCCCTGCACCGTCACCATAACTCACAAGACACACGCACTGATGTTGTATTTCTCCGGAGAACAGACAGATGATGACATCTCCAGTACTTCAGATCAAGAGGACATAAAGGAAACTGAGTAG